cagagctagattagtaacaagcttTACTGGGAGAGGATGCACATGAAagggaaaataataatagaatgactaagagaggcaggttaaagagaggtgcctggtcgggctagaactctccccaaccggatcgggctgtactggcctgcctccctctactctcactatattattgaatATATGATaggtaaatctgatgactataaagagaagcagagaaaagcaggggtactgtgtctgtagctatacACCCTGCCCCGCCAGGCTAGGCGTACAtggcaactcctcactccctaactataagctttatcaaagaggagagttttaagtttacttttaaatgtggtgacggtgtctgccccccgaacccagattgggagctggttccacatgagaggagcctgatagctgaaggctctggctcctggacccagactgggagctggttccacaggaaagGAGCCTGATATCTGAAgcctctggctcccattctacttttagagactctagaaACGACAAGTAACTTGgtgtgtcatacatacaccacttcatgacatcagtcttgcactggtattggatcggtACTCTATATTGGCAGTACTTAAGTCCAGGTAACCCAATCGGTGTTGGGAAGAAAAACATGGTATGGGAACATCTCTGTCTGTGATTGGACGTCCCGATGCTGAGCTGCAGCATCAGCTGAAATCTAAATGGACCCTGGTTCATCAGAGTCTGGTGATGATTGGATGCAGCAGGTTTGAGTTTTGAACATGAAACAAATTTTTTTATTCCACAGTTTGAGTTACAATCAGagtgaaagaagaaaaatagatCACAGATTCGGCTAACAGGCTTACAAAAATACTTTGATTCAGCACATTTTAATAAGGGAACCACATAGTTAAATAATCATGAGACAGAGTTAGTGTTGGGCATATTCTCTACACTCCTATCTCTGCTGTTATGTCACTACGttatcttttatatatattaaaatatatatattttattttacgcCCCGTGGCTAGGGGTATTTGGGACATAACATAAAACCAGATGGAGTTTGGCATTAAAAAGGATATTTATTCTGTAGTCAGGCAAGCGAAGACAAACAGTGTACAAGGCAAAGGATAAGTGGGCCAATGGGTGCTgtggcaacaaaacaaaatacaacagaaaacaaaacccTCAAAAATCCTAAACCCAAATAACAACACAAGAAGCAAACAAAACACCTCTCTAACTTAAATACTTGATTAACccaaaatacaatatatatatatatatatatatatatataatatatatatatatagatatatagatatatatataatttatatatatagatatatagatatatatataatttatatatatatatatatatatatatatatatatatatatacacgtcaCTGTACTTGTGTTTGTCTTTCACTCTCAACGTGTAGTTCTGCTTCCTGTCTGTGATTTAATCTCACTAGAGTTTAAACAGAGTGAAGCATCTTCTCTACCCTCCACTCTCTGTTTTTATTGGTCACtatgtttcctgtttttatttcctgCTAATCAAACAAGCTAATCTCTCTCGATGCTATCTCTGCACGGTGTCCTGCTCTCTCCGGTGTTTATGTGCAACTATAATTTAACACAGCAGAGCATCTTCCTTATGCTCCTATCTCTGATCAGGAgcacgatgatgatgatgatgatgatgatgatgatgatgatgatgatgatgactgtTTGTTATTAATGAACACAGACACAAGCTGAGCATTTAAGAAATATAATTTCCCTTCAGAACTATAATTTAAATATAAAGAAGCTGCTCTGATCAATAACTGTACATATTTTCTGTCactttctgttttctgtcttttagttttctttttgaAACTTTGAAACGTGTTGAAAGTGTTTTTACTTCATTAAATATCTGAATATGTGAACGTCTTTAGCTGTTGGTTCTGACTCACTGATTGGTCCATTGATTAAAGATCAGGGTCATGTGACATGATTCACTGTGTTCAGAGACACTTCCCAACAGAGGGGTACGATTCAAACGCACAAAAGACCCaaacaaaaagacattttaagTAAATTTATTTCGCATTACAGggatccatgtgtgtgtgtctgtgtgtgtgcgtgtgtgtgtgcgtgtctgtgtgtgtgtgtcatcttaTAATAATACAACAAAGATTAGGTCAATATAAATGCAGTACTGAGTTTATAACAGTCAGAAGGCAGACCCAGATGGAGGAGGCGGGACCAGGCGGAGGAGGCGGGGCTTgttggaggaggggggggccAGATGGAGGAGGGGGGGTCAGACTATGTCTATGTTGTATTCCTGAGGCTTCAACGTCTGTAAAGAACAACAGTCTGTTAGCAGctaacacacagctgagcttGTGGAGTCGGGCTCCGGTGTTTCCGGTCCAGTGTACCAGCTTAAATCGGTGTGATTTTATGCTTTCATCATTATGATACATTCATCATTATGATACATTCATCATTATGACACATTCTGGCATTCTTATAACGATCGCGGGTCTAATAACGATCGCAGTTCTTATAACGAtcgcattacattacattacgtgtcatttagctgacgcttttatccaaagcgacttacaattaagtgcattcaactgagaaggtccaaactctagacaacaagtagtaagtgcaagtacattagctttaaataagctaagctacaaagaaacatataaaagtgcaggttcaagagtttttttttatttttttattttatccgaggtgtagtcggaagagatgtgtttttagccttcggcagaagatgtgtaggctttcagccatcctgatgtcgatggggagctcgttccaccatctAGGAgtcaggacagtgaacagtcgggCTTTGGtggagtgattagttctccctcgctgtgggggggcagcaagcagtttggctgatcgCAGGTCTTATAATGATCGCAGGTCTTATAACGATCACAGGTCTTATAACGATCACAGGTCTTATAACGATCGCAGTTCTTATAACGATCGCAGGTCTTATAATGATCTCAGTTCTTATAACGATCACAGGTCTTATAACGATCGCAGGTCTTATAACGATCGCAGGTCTTATAACGATCGCAGGTCTTATAACGATCGCAGGTCTTATAACGATCGCAGGTCTTATAACGATCGCAGGTCTTATAACGATCTCAGTTCTTATAACGATCGCAGGTCTTATAACGATCGCAGGTCTTATAACGATCGCAGGTCTTATAACGATCGCAGGTCTTATAACGATCGCAGGTCTTATAACGATCGCAGGTCTTGTAATGATCGCAGGTCTTGTAACGATCGCAGGTCTTGTAATGATCGATTTATAACGATTGCAGGTCTCACCAGGTTAGTTCTGGTTCTTGAACTGGGTCCATTGAGGATTCTTGGAACCTTGCTGCTATCTAGCAGTTCTGAGTGTAACCATTGTAATCAAGAATGTGTCATCAACGACAGTAAACAGTTGAGACAAGACGGCAGATTGCATTGATCAGCTGTGAGCTTTTGTTCTGGATTCAGCGGGCGCCACATCACGGAAGGTAACCCAGAAGATTAGAAtgttttttggtgtatttgccAGGCGAGCAACTCCCCTGAACTGAATAGAAGTcattttgaatttaaaacatcTTTGTGTTCAACGTACCGCCATTTtaaattaaaggggtgatagaatgcagaaccgattttaccctgtcatagtgtAATAacggtaactaggacatacatagaacctcagaGTCGCAAAAGTCACCCTTTCTGGGtcactggactaccaaacgccgctgccctgacagagctccagggcctgcagctcccctcttcctgctaaatgcccagtgtgtgtgagagagagctcggtcagcgagcttgttacgccagcaatctcttatcacaggttccagttaatcttatgatggatatgtgtgttgagttatttaaacgattggggaaataaacgcctcttgtccgcggtgagctggatggagctccatcaatgagagctagctagcctcctcctaacaagacctctaaaattcacaaaaatgcattaaattggaatctgaaaaaagtgttagctaagaccttagggtagctgtgatataagtgacgaaattcaaactgtaaatatactatagttatgccgaaagtgtagcggcgatcttttcccattggattgaatgggacacatagcctagctagcagctcctcctaacaagacccctcatattcacaaaaatgcattagaTTGAAATCGTACAaaagctaagctttgtaagaccttagggtagctgtgatataaatGCCTTGACAAAATtcaaagtgtatatatatacgatagttatgccgaaagtctACCCAGGGTTTATGAAAGGACAGGCCGGGCGGGGGGGGCAGAAACCTGGGCAGTACCGGCCGCTGTCACCttagcctgctgagctcctgaactccgacacacagtcggacaaaatttgctaTTAGCCAtaattttcgtaaaacagctTCGCGGAGCCCCGAGCcccggtagtccagtaacccagaaacagtgactttgccctgggtatggagcccagcaggctgccgctttctcgtcagactgtgtggagctcctaaagtccgacacgtcttaccaaatttgcaattagccatcaattttcataaaatggcccatatttgagctttatatagttgatttctcgcttaaaaaagtctcagaagtgaatttaataacgaaatagcagacaaacaatgtataacattgcagtgtctgaaatatgagacctgctgtctcgtctccaatatatgtgtatgttgttcggtcaaccaatcagcgcgcagctcatctaaatattcatgagcataccatatttggaagaaaagctcttgttacaaatagagccatattcacagggtagttaaggacCCATATAATAGCACCTGGGCCAtgttcagcccaaccaatgttacataccccattaggagaccttaaggaacagtgtgaaataccctatataatcattctatcacccctttaaagatgaactgaactgGAATTTGAGTAAAGGTGATATAacagatgtattttatttcttctcgTTGGTACAATGATTAAAATGGCTGAATTTGTTAAAAGGGATAAAATGGTACATtgaaagtgttgttgttgttacatggGCGCCGCCATGTTGGAATTCCACAACCAGCTACGTCACTGGCATGGTAAGCTACGTCACTGGCATGGTAAACTACATCACTGGCATGGTAAGCTACGTCACTGGCATGGTAAGCTACATCACTGGCATGGTAAGCTACATCACTGGCATGGTAAGCTACATCACTGGCATGGTAAGCTACATCACAGGTATTGTAAGCTACGTCACTGGCATGGTAAGCTACGTCACTGGCATGGTAAGCAGCCATGGAACGTAAACAGTCAGAGGCTAACAGACATGGCTGAGGAAACTGAAACCAACaggtctgggggggggggtttcatACTGTATTGCCCCTGGCTGCAGTAATGAACCGTATAGGGCTAAGGCAGCTAGGGTTATGATACATCTCCACAGGCTACATTTGACAAGGAAACCAGTCCTCAACTCATGGCTAGCTGCCTTAAAACTGGCTAGCCCTCCAACAGCCCCTGGATTTAGAGTCTGTAGCGACCATTTTTTAGCGACAGACTATTGCGAGAGCTGTACATTTGAAACAACAGGGTCACTAGTGAGGGTTAAGTCCAACAGACTGAACCTGAGGCCATACCTTCAATGATCGACTTTTCAGACTACAGTACAGGGCCGACCGATAGACCAACGGCAAGTACCAACACCACCGATGCTGTCTGCCGCAGAGACAAGGCGCTGAAACGCTCCCATCaggcagaggacagagagggatgTTTAGCTGTTATCCAGCATGCTAGCAAGTCGACTAGGCAAAGGGCTGGATGTAACGTTGTcgtcacatacacaaaacatgtACAtattcacttacacacacaaataaagccTAACGTGGAGGCTTTATAGCGTTCAACAAAACTGAGACTGACACACTGGCCATTCATTGAAAATGAGTCACAAAACCAAGCTAGATACCACACGCTCCAACCTAGGGAAAGGGCTAGCAGCTAAACACGTTGGAAACACTTATGTCCAACTCCACAAACTAGCACtccgaccatagactgtatgaatAAATCCTGACTCCGACAATATCACAGATCAATAATAATGCGTTACTAGCTgctaactaaaccacagcaggtCTGTAAACAGACTCCAATGTCCCTTTCTACTCACCCTGATGCTAGCTGGTGTTCACCGCCTCAGGGCACATCGTTGATGCAGAGGGAGTTCAACTCGCAGAAAAAGCTGCTACTTCCTTAGTAAGAGGTATCTGTGCAGTATCCATTTGTGTAATATCCATCAACGACCACAAGGAAAAAATCTGCCAACTCTACACTAGCCTAACGTAAACGGCAAAACTCGTGAATCCTCCGTGTAACCTCAGGTTAACCTGGGGTGACTCTCCTACAGGCagtgaacttttttttcttttttcaaactttacTTATTTGGGTTTTAACATTTTGCGTGCAGGTAACTTAACAAACGATCCCATTGGATGAATTCGTCCAATCACAGATGGATTCAGTTGCAGTGTCCATGCTCCGGcagcgcccacacacacaccagtcactCCCCCCCAGACGATCTGTACTGCAGGTGGAGCCTGAAACCATGGACTGGTCATCCTCCATGTGGTGGTAGTCAGACACTGCAGGCCTGTCCCTCACAGGCTCAAATGCGTAACCTATGCCATTAAAATTACTCATTTTCATGTCcatgctgcactgtaacctaTATACCTTCGCTGGTCCTACCATGCCAGTGACATCATCGAAATTGTCAGCGTTCTAATACTAACAAACGTAATTTTTGTGTTGCTTAAAAAAAgctatattgattttttttaattaaaatttttagtgtaattcatttttatttgtcataacCAACACATTATCAACGCAGAttattttcagttcagttcatctttaaggaacagtgtgaaataccctatataatcattctatcaccgcTTTAAATACACCTTTTGTTACAGTTCCCCCGGCCCAACCCTACTCCCCAGTCACATGACCTCACAGCTTGATGACACACCTTGTAGTCTCTCTCTGAAGGGGGCGGAGTCGCTGGGATGGGCGGGGCCTCATATCTGGGCAGGGCCCCCTGTGTGGGCGTAGTCTCTGGCGTCTTTGAAGCCGCTTCATATGATTGGTTGGTCATGATGATCAGCTGCTGAAGAAGAAACAGATTGAGGTTTGAATCTGAAACACGAGGGGTGAAGTCTGTTTCCTGTTGATTCACCTGGTCTGTGACATCACACAGGACTCACCTGGGgtctgatttataaaactgtgcgtaggatccgtGTAAGGAAATCcgtgtaaggaggttggttgggggggtggatgggtcaaacacaggactttaacccaggagaccggggatcgtgtccagCGTGTCACcattcctaaacccaaccgtccattattcccgcgtgtcacggaaacgtcagcccacccacgaccttttccttaacataactgcggggacgccaatagtcccgacccagtACGTTTAGTTAAAGCGCTGTTGGTCACGAGAATCCTACAGCGCGTTATATGATGctgaaggagacttttagcgtcaataacaacgacaaagaCATCTGACCAAGCATCCATATTTTAcaagatgggagtgagaatcccgccctgtacacgcccacttttaaccataaatactcaatgcaaagcacctgatgaatgctgatcagtatgttaatgagcCTGGCGTGCTATTGTTCTTTCGTTATGGCGAATCATGATGACAGGTGGGAATAAGCAAAGAAGTGTAACTTCTCAGAAACCGAACATTGCTGAAAATTCAATTATAATGCCTGTTCTTgtgtagggaaacctgatctatagtctacctttattaataatacgtccaaaacggcaggcgtTACGGCACTcaggacagcttcgatataccagacctatatgataagatttaacaatttgtgattgaTAACACCTTGCCACAATCACAGCATCAAGTAGTGGTAttccaccccgagatacaatatacatttttcccacatttactttctgtagtctgacttcagttcaccacctcatcATCTGCGTTGCCAATTCCAAAATGTGTGtacatgggtcagagtttgcatgGAGGACCGcgcattctcccgtcaagtttgatttttataaatcacaacctttgcgtgggaagtggcgtacgcacattttcagccccgttttgtgcgtacgccacgtttataaatgagataCCTGGTCTGTGACATCACACTGGACTCACCTGGTCTGTGACATCACACTGGACTCACCTGGTCTGGGGACTGAGGTGAAGCTTTGCAGCCAAGCACAGTAACACAGATGGAGACCATGAAGCCCAGGAAGGAGAAAACAGCCAAAACACATAAAACTCCACGAGTCTGAATATggaaaaaccccaaaacagTTTACAGCTGATGAACCCCAAACTGGACTCTTAGGTCAGGTTCACACCTTCCCACTGCAACAAACATCACATGTGATGTAATAATTAATCAAAAATCTGAGAATGTCAATGACATTAAACCAAAATGTCTCACCACAGATAAGTCATTGTAATAGTTgtggtggtagtagtagtaaggATGGTTAGAATCATATCTCTGGAACAGGTATCCAGTTACATTCAAAACATCCAGAACGTAGATGGTGGTAGCAGCACCAgaagcaacagcagcaacaacgcTGAGTCCCACACCTCCATTCACCTGCAGACCAGAGACACGTCAGAAAACACCTGGAACACCTGGAAATCATAGGAGCAAGTTTCCTACAGACTTAGATTACAAAATGCCTTGCTGTGCATTATGGGATGAGGACAAGGATGCTCTTTAGCAAACTCGCTCCGTGGCGATCTCCCCGACAAACTCTGAGTCATCAGCAGGGGCGGATGTTAACTGTTAACTCCCAACTttccaaaaacacacaacagagacatcTTCATATTGTTTAGGAAACCAAGAGTggtgaaagggcgaaaatctgcatagctcaaaatgcgtacagttTACACGCcccttggcttaagaaagtgggcgtgtatgtttacgtgaagtcatgatgtcatgttgacaGAGACATCTTCATATTGTTTAGGAAACCAAGAGTGGCCAATGATGTGAATGTTGTCACATAACTTGTGTCGctgtattatgttttatttcatcaactCATCCGCTGATTCGGACCAGAGCAAACAGTGTGGTATCATATGGACCCAAACGGCTGAAAAATGCTAAAATGTCAAATTTTGGCCCTTGGTCCGGACCAAATGAACCGAACTAGAGATGTAAAAGCAAGAGTAATTTACTGCCATCCTGAGTGTGGTGATAATGAGTTACTGACCCGACATTTGTTCATCGATGTCCCAGCACACACCATCAGAGATCCAGACAAGATGTCCTACAACAGACCAGAGACAGCTTTCTGTCAGCTCACAGGTTTAATACAGAGATAAAGTCTTCTCTTCGTTAagtaatatattatttattctcCTGAGAAAACCACTGACATGTTTCTGTGACAAACCTGGACCCCCCCCCCTATTCTCTTTACGCTCTTTTGTACTATTCATCCACCCAGGCATGCTCAACTGTCACTTCCTCCAACCTTTGTTGTCACACAAATTTTGTATACCACAatctgcactaactgtatattgactctttattacatctcagcatttatatattctgtctattcatgtatacTGTGATATTATTGACCTATATCATCATCTAGACCAGtggttttcaaactttttttctcaataatgtaccccatttgaattgtgtttttaagccaagtaccccctgaccagcgatagatttaccaaAACAACAGCCAAGTATCTGAAAAACAACTATTGAAAAAAGGCAACTAAAACcttaaaacaaaaacttaaaaaattgGAAATAgtcagtagaaagaaggaagtaaggcaagaataggtggaaaatagtatcaaaatcTTAGgaaacagcgacaaaaactttgttAAAAGCGacagactttttaaaaaaaacacagtaggaaggaaggaagacatacttcgaaaaaagtgacaaaaaccttgaaaaaggcggatttgtttttttttttaagtgtcaaAACCTTCAACAAACTTGGACAAAAAAAGAAGAcggtggaaggaaggaagaaaggaaggaagaaataaaggaagaaaggaaggaaggaaggaaggaaggaaggaaggaaggaaggaaggaaggaaggaaggaaagaagggagggaggaagaaaggaaagaagggaggaagggaggaaggaaggaaagaaggaagaaaggaagaaaggaagaaaggaagaaaggaaggaaggaaggaagaaaggaaagaaggatggaaggaaggaaggaaggaaaggagggaggaagaaaggaaagaagggaggaaggaaggaaggaagcaagaaaggaaggaaggaaggaaggaaaaaggaaagaagaaaggaaggaaggaaggaaggaaggaaggaaggaaggaaggaaggaaggaaggaatatactaaaaaatagtgacaaaaagcaaaaaaaactttaaaaaagcgacaaacttcaaaaacctgcagtcctccaaagtacccccatttgagaaccactggtctagaccacactttgCACCAACTGTATACCGACGAGCTATACTGTATATCgactctttactacatctcaGAATTGTATAGACTGTCTATTAATGCATATGAATCTGAATCTGTCTGACAAACACAGAGGTGAGAGCCTTAAATTAGACTTGTGCAGCCAGCACATAATAATAGATAGAATGGAGCCAATAGAATGGACAAATAGGATGGAGCCCTATTAGTtgtaaaagtcaaagaaaaaggttgtaAAGTGAATATATTTAATCAAAGACTGGTTTGTATGTTATTTTATCCATTATTTTATTATCTAATCATAATCATTTTCCAATGTCGTCCTCATCTTCATCTGAACTTTCTACACAGGTCGCCTGGTTTTCACACTCTGTCAGTTTACACGTCTGTGCACCTGAGGCCATTTGCAAGACACATACATCGTGGGAATGAACACTTTTTTGTACAGTTGCAGGCGAGTAGATCCAggcagaggtgtataaagtactagagacccatacttgagtaaaagtaaaagtgacttgagtagaagtagaactgctctttaagcacaacacttaaagggatacttcaccgatttagcattcagctttgtatcagtagaaacccgatagtatttctgaatgaccgtccttccctccctcatgtccccctgagacgagagatctctgcatttggggcctggaaaaaatct
The DNA window shown above is from Perca fluviatilis chromosome 7, GENO_Pfluv_1.0, whole genome shotgun sequence and carries:
- the LOC120562374 gene encoding membrane-spanning 4-domains subfamily A member 15-like isoform X2, with amino-acid sequence MSASTSITTEAGGVLVVTHVIPAPQGAATQNSAEKKNHREQLLALGTVQIMIGLAVFLFELAMIPDTYTLGMYSGAFVWAPLFDILSGSLMVCAGTSMNKCRVNGGVGLSVVAAVASGAATTIYVLDVLNVTGYLFQRYDSNHPYYYYHHNYYNDLSVTRGVLCVLAVFSFLGFMVSICVTVLGCKASPQSPDQLIIMTNQSYEAASKTPETTPTQGALPRYEAPPIPATPPPSERDYKTLKPQEYNIDIV
- the LOC120562374 gene encoding membrane-spanning 4-domains subfamily A member 15-like isoform X1, with product MSASTSITTEAGGVLVVTHVIPAPQGAATQNSAEKKNHREQLLALGTVQIMIGLAVFLFELAMIPDTYTLGMYSGAFVWAPLFDILSGSLMVCAGTSMNKCRVNGGVGLSVVAAVASGAATTIYVLDVLNVTGYLFQRYDSNHPYYYYHHNYYNDLSVTRGVLCVLAVFSFLGFMVSICVTVLGCKASPQSPDQQLIIMTNQSYEAASKTPETTPTQGALPRYEAPPIPATPPPSERDYKTLKPQEYNIDIV